From Denitrovibrio acetiphilus DSM 12809, the proteins below share one genomic window:
- the mnmG gene encoding tRNA uridine-5-carboxymethylaminomethyl(34) synthesis enzyme MnmG: protein MLTYGKTYDVIVVGAGHAGCEAALASARMGADTLLFTISVESLAQMSCNPAIGGLAKGNIVKDIDALGGEMAKNTDETGIQFRVLNMKKGPAVRSSRAQADKELYRQRMLQVIMQQSSLDLKQGMVEGVEAESGEVVGVVSDTGMLYKAKKVILSTGTFLKGLIHIGDSHYSAGRMNEFASINLVTSLHKLGFETERLKTGTPARLDVGTIDFSKLEEQGGDNPPKPFSFETKEILLPQVPCFITYTNENTHNIIRENMHRSPLYGGIIEGIGPRYCPSIEDKVKKFPHKDRHQIFLEPEGLKSREYYANGFSSSLPIDVQIAMYRSVPGLEKVEFVRPAYAIEYDFVQPTALHPTMETKHVKGLYFTGQLNGTSGYEEAAAQGLVAGINAVLAVDGKEPFIVKRDESYIGVMCDDLVNKGVDEPYRMFSSRAEYRLWLREDNAEYRLLEKGYDLGLISKTRYERFQKEKEAFENEFSRLNNFEITPSKDNLEILAEYNIAPRTKTNAKEILRRPELTYADIKKMFGGTDDEKISEQVEIAVKYEGYLNKQKEEIEKFNRTENVKLPDDIRYDDIQGLRREYIEKLNTIRPQTLGQASRIKGMTPAAVSLLHIYITGKK, encoded by the coding sequence ATGCTTACGTATGGGAAGACATATGACGTTATTGTAGTTGGGGCAGGGCATGCCGGGTGTGAAGCTGCTCTTGCATCTGCAAGGATGGGTGCTGATACATTGCTTTTTACGATCTCTGTGGAGTCTCTGGCACAAATGAGTTGTAACCCTGCAATAGGCGGACTTGCAAAAGGTAATATTGTTAAAGATATAGATGCCCTCGGCGGTGAGATGGCAAAAAACACTGACGAAACAGGGATACAATTCCGAGTGCTGAATATGAAGAAAGGTCCGGCAGTACGCAGCAGCAGAGCGCAGGCAGACAAAGAGCTATACCGCCAGAGGATGCTTCAGGTCATTATGCAGCAAAGCTCACTTGATCTGAAACAGGGGATGGTTGAGGGTGTAGAAGCCGAAAGTGGTGAAGTTGTTGGTGTCGTGAGCGACACAGGTATGCTGTATAAAGCAAAAAAAGTGATTCTTTCAACTGGTACGTTCCTTAAGGGACTGATTCACATCGGTGACAGTCACTACAGCGCCGGACGAATGAATGAATTTGCATCTATAAATCTTGTAACATCGCTGCATAAACTGGGATTTGAAACAGAAAGGCTGAAGACAGGCACACCTGCAAGGCTTGATGTAGGGACTATAGATTTTAGTAAGCTGGAAGAGCAGGGAGGAGATAATCCCCCGAAACCATTCTCTTTTGAGACAAAGGAGATATTACTACCGCAGGTTCCATGCTTTATCACTTATACAAATGAAAATACCCATAATATAATAAGAGAAAATATGCACAGGTCGCCACTTTACGGTGGGATCATTGAGGGAATAGGCCCGAGATATTGCCCTTCTATAGAAGATAAAGTAAAAAAATTCCCTCATAAGGACAGACACCAGATTTTTCTTGAACCTGAAGGCCTGAAATCGAGGGAATACTATGCAAATGGATTTTCCTCCTCACTGCCTATTGATGTACAGATTGCGATGTACCGATCAGTGCCCGGGCTTGAAAAAGTAGAATTTGTACGCCCCGCATATGCTATAGAGTACGACTTTGTTCAGCCCACCGCACTGCATCCGACTATGGAGACTAAGCACGTTAAAGGTCTTTATTTTACAGGTCAGCTCAACGGAACCAGTGGATACGAAGAGGCTGCGGCGCAAGGGCTTGTTGCAGGTATTAACGCTGTGCTTGCAGTGGACGGCAAAGAACCGTTTATAGTAAAAAGGGACGAAAGCTATATCGGTGTGATGTGCGATGACCTTGTGAATAAAGGGGTAGATGAGCCCTATAGAATGTTTTCTTCAAGAGCGGAATACAGGCTGTGGCTCAGAGAGGACAATGCAGAATATCGTCTGCTGGAAAAGGGTTACGATCTCGGTCTTATATCGAAAACAAGGTATGAAAGGTTTCAGAAAGAGAAAGAAGCCTTTGAGAACGAATTTAGTAGACTAAACAATTTTGAGATTACACCTTCTAAGGATAATCTGGAGATACTGGCTGAATACAATATTGCGCCCAGAACAAAAACTAACGCAAAAGAGATACTGCGCAGACCAGAACTGACATATGCAGACATTAAAAAAATGTTTGGCGGCACAGATGATGAAAAAATATCTGAACAGGTGGAGATAGCAGTAAAATATGAAGGTTATCTGAATAAGCAGAAGGAAGAGATAGAAAAATTTAACAGAACAGAGAATGTAAAACTTCCGGATGATATCAGATATGATGACATACAGGGACTTCGCAGGGAATATATCGAAAAACTAAACACAATCAGACCCCAGACACTAGGGCAGGCAAGCCGTATAAAAGGTATGACTCCTGCTGCGGTCAGCCTTCTGCATATATATATAACAGGTAAAAAATGA
- the folD gene encoding bifunctional methylenetetrahydrofolate dehydrogenase/methenyltetrahydrofolate cyclohydrolase FolD, whose protein sequence is MKTATIMNGKALAAKVRAGLKTKVADYKSKHGRGPGLAVFLVGEDPASDIYVNAKNKACVEAGYKSVVIRMPENTPTEELLAAVEKYNKDDTIHGILVQLPLPKHIDEKKVIYAIAPEKDVDGFHPFNVGLMYSGEEGLYPCTPAGCMMILDEYNIDPRGKHAVVIGASNIVGRPMSALLLRADSTTTTCHIYTQNLKEITRQADILVAALGKPEFVTADHVKEGAVVIDIGINRVDGKLVGDVAFEEVSKKASYITPVPGGVGPMTIAVLLDNTLKAFEATL, encoded by the coding sequence ATGAAGACAGCGACAATAATGAACGGGAAGGCACTGGCAGCGAAGGTCAGGGCGGGACTGAAGACTAAGGTAGCTGACTATAAAAGTAAGCATGGTAGAGGACCTGGGCTCGCAGTTTTTCTTGTGGGCGAAGACCCTGCCAGTGATATTTATGTAAATGCAAAAAATAAAGCGTGTGTCGAAGCTGGCTACAAGTCTGTTGTTATACGCATGCCGGAGAATACTCCAACAGAGGAGCTTCTTGCAGCAGTGGAGAAGTATAATAAAGACGACACCATTCACGGTATACTTGTCCAGCTCCCTCTGCCGAAGCATATAGATGAGAAAAAAGTTATATACGCCATAGCTCCAGAAAAGGATGTAGACGGTTTTCATCCTTTTAATGTGGGGCTTATGTATTCGGGGGAAGAGGGGCTTTACCCATGTACTCCTGCCGGATGTATGATGATACTCGATGAATATAATATAGATCCCAGAGGGAAACATGCCGTTGTGATAGGTGCCAGCAATATTGTCGGCAGACCTATGAGTGCGCTTCTGCTCCGTGCAGACAGCACCACCACAACATGCCATATATATACGCAGAACCTGAAAGAGATAACACGTCAGGCAGATATTCTCGTTGCGGCTCTTGGTAAGCCGGAGTTTGTCACTGCTGATCATGTTAAAGAGGGTGCTGTTGTCATAGACATTGGCATCAACAGGGTTGACGGAAAACTTGTCGGTGACGTTGCATTTGAGGAAGTATCAAAAAAAGCGAGCTACATTACACCTGTTCCCGGTGGTGTCGGTCCTATGACTATCGCTGTGCTCCTTGACAACACACTGAAGGCTTTTGAAGCTACACTTTAA
- the gyrA gene encoding DNA gyrase subunit A, with translation MSDTSKTIDISIEESVKNSYLDYAMSVIIGRALPDVRDGLKPVHRRALFSMSEMGVHYNKAYKKSARIVGDVIGKFHPHGDSAVYDTIVRMAQDFSLRYPLVDGQGNFGSVDGDSAAAMRYTEIRLSKISDDLLADLDKDTVDFSENYDGTMVEPTVLPTRIPALLVNGTSGIAVGMATNIPPHNITEIISALNYMIDEPGYDTEGILRHVSGPDFPTAGIIMGSKDIQTAYRTGRGSITIRARVLIEETKTGKPVIIVREIPYLVNKASMIEKIADLVQEKKITGITDLRDESDKDGIRVVIELKKGENVDVVLNRLYKFTQLQTSFGFNMVAIVDGKPQTLSLREILEEFLKHRVTVVTRRTQFLLRKAEARLHILEGLIKAVENIDEVIKTIKASKDTPAAKANLCAQFGFTEIQAQSILEMRLQKLTGLEIEKLKEEYENILKDIEYYKSILGNRSVMMSVIKDELQDVLDKYGDDRRTEIAPGLTEFEDEDLIPNNEKVVTMTHNGYIKATLLSSYVAQKRGGKGKTGAGSKDEDFVERLIVTTNHTRLMFFTNTGKVHYLKVYALPEAQRDAKGRHISNLLTLEPEEFVASVLALPAETDGKYLFFATKSGTIKKTSLEEFKSGRSGIVAIKLRDGDEILTADITTDEDTVILSTKAGKTIQFSSTDARPMGRSTSGVRGITLEARDELMSMEVLTGAPYILSVTSAGYGKRTPVDEYRVQTRGGKGLKLCRVSPKTGFVVGAKQVTDNDDVMIITRSAKTIRTEVQGISKMGRDTMGVKLMDTGDDDIIAFAVIKEGTIHEDSDNNEREGTGSEGQGGTED, from the coding sequence ATGTCTGATACAAGTAAAACAATTGATATTAGTATAGAAGAATCTGTCAAGAATAGTTATCTTGACTACGCAATGTCCGTTATTATCGGACGTGCGCTCCCTGATGTCCGTGACGGTCTGAAACCTGTTCACAGACGTGCACTCTTTTCTATGAGCGAGATGGGAGTACATTATAACAAAGCATATAAGAAATCCGCACGTATAGTCGGTGACGTTATAGGTAAGTTTCACCCGCATGGTGATTCTGCTGTTTACGATACCATCGTACGTATGGCGCAGGATTTCTCTCTGAGGTATCCTCTTGTGGATGGTCAGGGTAACTTTGGTTCTGTTGACGGCGACTCTGCTGCTGCCATGAGGTACACAGAGATCAGACTTTCAAAGATTTCTGATGATCTCCTCGCAGACCTTGATAAAGATACTGTGGATTTCTCTGAAAACTATGACGGCACTATGGTTGAACCTACTGTTCTGCCTACCAGAATTCCAGCCCTTCTTGTAAATGGTACCAGCGGTATTGCTGTTGGTATGGCAACCAATATCCCTCCGCATAACATTACAGAGATAATCAGTGCTCTTAATTATATGATTGACGAGCCGGGATACGACACTGAAGGTATCCTCCGTCACGTTTCAGGTCCTGACTTCCCCACTGCCGGTATTATCATGGGCAGCAAAGATATTCAGACCGCATACAGGACAGGGCGGGGCTCTATTACAATAAGAGCCAGAGTCCTTATAGAAGAGACTAAAACAGGCAAGCCTGTAATTATCGTTCGTGAGATACCTTATCTTGTGAATAAGGCTTCAATGATCGAAAAGATCGCTGACCTTGTTCAGGAGAAGAAGATAACAGGTATCACAGACCTTAGAGATGAATCCGATAAAGACGGCATAAGGGTAGTTATCGAGCTTAAAAAAGGTGAAAATGTCGATGTGGTGCTCAATAGACTTTATAAATTCACCCAGTTGCAGACATCTTTCGGTTTTAATATGGTCGCTATTGTTGACGGTAAACCACAAACACTCTCTCTCAGAGAAATACTTGAAGAGTTCCTGAAACACAGAGTGACCGTTGTAACGAGAAGAACGCAATTTCTTCTTAGAAAGGCTGAGGCAAGGCTTCATATTTTAGAAGGTCTTATCAAAGCTGTTGAAAACATCGACGAAGTAATTAAAACAATCAAAGCTTCTAAAGATACTCCTGCTGCTAAGGCAAACCTTTGTGCTCAATTCGGTTTTACAGAAATTCAGGCTCAGTCAATCCTTGAAATGAGACTTCAGAAGCTCACAGGTCTGGAAATTGAAAAACTTAAAGAAGAGTACGAAAACATTCTTAAAGACATAGAATATTATAAAAGCATCCTTGGGAACCGTTCTGTAATGATGTCTGTCATAAAAGATGAGCTTCAGGATGTACTTGATAAATACGGTGACGACAGAAGAACTGAGATAGCTCCCGGGCTTACTGAGTTCGAAGACGAAGACCTGATTCCTAATAATGAAAAAGTAGTGACAATGACCCATAATGGTTATATAAAAGCTACTCTTCTTTCAAGCTATGTCGCACAGAAGCGGGGCGGTAAAGGTAAGACCGGCGCTGGCAGCAAGGATGAGGACTTTGTAGAACGTCTGATAGTGACTACAAACCACACAAGGCTGATGTTCTTTACCAACACAGGTAAAGTACACTATCTTAAGGTTTATGCACTGCCGGAGGCGCAGAGAGACGCAAAAGGGAGACACATATCTAACCTGCTCACTCTGGAACCGGAAGAATTCGTAGCTTCAGTGCTTGCTCTGCCGGCTGAAACAGATGGTAAATACCTCTTTTTCGCTACTAAATCCGGTACTATTAAAAAGACTAGCCTTGAGGAATTCAAAAGCGGACGAAGCGGCATAGTAGCAATTAAACTTCGTGACGGTGATGAAATTCTCACAGCAGATATCACTACCGACGAAGACACTGTGATTCTCTCCACTAAAGCAGGTAAGACAATTCAGTTTTCTTCAACAGATGCCAGACCAATGGGCAGAAGTACAAGCGGTGTGAGAGGGATTACACTAGAGGCTAGAGATGAACTGATGAGTATGGAGGTTCTTACCGGAGCTCCTTATATTCTTTCTGTCACATCAGCAGGTTACGGAAAACGTACCCCTGTTGACGAGTACAGGGTTCAGACAAGAGGCGGTAAGGGATTGAAACTTTGCCGTGTCAGCCCTAAAACTGGCTTTGTGGTCGGAGCCAAGCAGGTAACTGACAATGACGACGTGATGATTATCACAAGGTCTGCTAAAACAATCAGAACAGAGGTTCAGGGTATCTCAAAAATGGGCAGGGACACAATGGGTGTTAAGCTTATGGATACCGGAGATGACGATATTATAGCATTTGCAGTAATAAAAGAGGGGACAATTCATGAAGACAGCGACAATAATGAACGGGAAGGCACTGGCAGCGAAGGTCAGGGCGGGACTGAAGACTAA
- the rsmG gene encoding 16S rRNA (guanine(527)-N(7))-methyltransferase RsmG, which produces MIKSYFEFTDEMLERIEKFYDMHINATLNLTAIKDKDSFYTKHVLDSFLLFTEKKHLLKGKIGDIGTGGGFPGVILAVMYPELNFTLVDSVAKKCRFLEDAVKELGLTNVEVITSRSEDIKNRKFSTILSRGVAKVEQMIKYTMNLADKDCVWVLYKGENVKDELAAAQSILEKKRLEFINVRYDTPIQRTYTILSSSADNDRLR; this is translated from the coding sequence ATGATAAAAAGTTATTTTGAATTTACTGATGAAATGCTGGAAAGGATAGAGAAATTCTATGATATGCATATAAATGCAACGTTGAATCTTACTGCTATAAAAGATAAAGATTCATTCTATACAAAACATGTACTGGATAGTTTTCTCCTCTTTACTGAGAAGAAGCATCTGTTAAAAGGTAAGATTGGAGATATTGGTACTGGTGGAGGATTCCCGGGGGTTATTCTTGCGGTAATGTATCCGGAGCTGAACTTTACGCTTGTGGACAGTGTGGCGAAAAAATGCAGATTTCTCGAAGACGCTGTTAAAGAGCTTGGACTCACAAACGTTGAGGTGATAACATCCAGAAGCGAGGACATCAAAAATAGAAAGTTTTCCACTATTTTGTCGCGTGGCGTGGCTAAAGTGGAACAAATGATTAAATATACTATGAATTTAGCCGATAAAGACTGTGTGTGGGTGCTTTATAAAGGCGAAAATGTGAAAGACGAACTTGCAGCCGCACAGAGTATTTTGGAAAAGAAAAGACTGGAGTTTATAAATGTCAGATATGATACGCCGATTCAGAGGACTTATACTATTCTTAGCAGCTCTGCTGATAATGACAGGCTGCGCTGA
- the mnmE gene encoding tRNA uridine-5-carboxymethylaminomethyl(34) synthesis GTPase MnmE codes for METIYAALSPLITSAVIVVRISGSDALDVLSLLGAEGLEDKRVIHTKYSGSVNDDVLVTYFKGPASYTGEDVVEISFHGNPLIVSSAFADFEKLGFRGAQPGEFTKRAFINGKIDLTQAESVAELIDSKTKRGIDYSYSQLKGSMRKEVEGIRDIFINILTVIEAHIDFPEEDIEEAHENIVFNNLQTLRDSVSEILRSYTTHKVLRDGYRIAIVGKPNTGKSSLMNYLLKEDRAIVSEVAGTTRDYIESSFVLDGVPVSLVDTAGMRFTDDAIEKAGIEKTVSLINDADLVVVLLDNSLPLNHEDENVLSITEGMDRLLVVNKCDSQNILDLDNVDCHVSVKHDKNMKVFLNMCAAKVSLSDADVFGKSVMVTERQKHYFDQILTSVEKLIEYSEIDFDIFEYELNSSLRLLSEITGLSYTEDVLSNIFDNFCIGK; via the coding sequence ATGGAAACCATATATGCGGCACTGAGTCCGCTGATAACATCAGCAGTTATTGTTGTCCGCATCTCCGGCTCAGATGCGCTTGATGTTCTGTCATTGCTTGGCGCAGAAGGGCTGGAAGACAAAAGAGTTATACATACCAAATACAGCGGGTCTGTAAATGATGATGTGCTTGTCACATACTTCAAAGGACCCGCATCTTATACCGGAGAGGATGTTGTAGAGATATCCTTTCATGGAAATCCACTGATAGTTTCATCCGCATTTGCAGATTTTGAAAAGCTAGGTTTCCGTGGTGCTCAGCCGGGAGAGTTTACCAAGAGGGCTTTTATAAACGGTAAGATTGACCTTACTCAGGCAGAATCTGTTGCCGAACTTATCGACTCTAAAACCAAACGTGGAATAGACTACTCTTACAGCCAGCTGAAAGGCTCTATGCGCAAGGAAGTTGAAGGCATAAGGGATATTTTTATCAATATTCTTACTGTTATCGAGGCACATATAGATTTCCCTGAAGAAGATATCGAAGAAGCACACGAAAATATCGTATTCAATAACCTGCAAACTCTCAGAGACTCTGTTTCTGAAATCCTCAGATCATACACGACACACAAAGTCTTACGAGATGGCTACCGTATAGCGATTGTAGGAAAGCCCAATACAGGTAAATCCTCTCTTATGAATTACCTTTTAAAAGAGGATAGGGCGATAGTTTCAGAGGTTGCAGGAACTACGAGAGACTATATTGAAAGCTCATTCGTGCTGGATGGTGTTCCCGTATCACTTGTGGATACTGCGGGGATGCGCTTTACTGATGATGCTATTGAAAAGGCAGGGATAGAGAAGACTGTTTCACTCATTAATGACGCTGACCTTGTTGTTGTCCTTCTGGACAATTCCCTCCCGCTGAACCACGAAGATGAGAATGTTTTAAGTATCACAGAAGGGATGGACAGACTTTTAGTTGTTAATAAGTGTGATTCTCAGAATATACTCGATCTGGACAATGTGGATTGTCACGTATCTGTAAAACATGATAAAAATATGAAAGTTTTTCTAAACATGTGCGCTGCAAAAGTTTCCTTGTCGGATGCTGATGTTTTTGGTAAGTCCGTTATGGTGACTGAGCGTCAAAAACATTATTTTGACCAAATTTTAACTTCTGTGGAAAAACTAATTGAATATTCTGAAATAGATTTTGATATTTTTGAATATGAACTGAATTCCTCCCTTAGGTTATTGTCTGAAATTACAGGTTTATCATATACAGAGGATGTTTTATCAAATATTTTTGATAACTTCTGTATTGGAAAATAA